In Bradyrhizobium sp. 200, the sequence CTGCGCAACCACAAGATCGACCTCGTGGTTCGCAAATCTTGGTGCGAGAGCAATGACCCGCACTTCACGGCCAAAGCCGCCGATGTTGTCGGCCTCTACGTCGCCCCGCCGGAGAAGGCCATTGTGCTATGCGTGGACGAAAAGCCTTCGATCCAGGCTTTGGAGCGAGCGCAGGGCTATCTGAAGTTACCCAATGGCCGCGCCTTGACCGGCCAGAGCCACGACTACAAGCGGCATGGCACGACAACATTGTTTGCGGCGCTCGAAGTCGCCACCGGAAAGATCATCGCGGCTCATTCAAAACGACGTCGCCGCGTCGAGCTTCTCGACTTCATGAACAGCGTCACCGCGGCTTTCCCTGACCGCCAGCTTCACGTCATCCTCGACAATCTCAACACCCATAAGAAGAACGAGCACTGGCTCAAGGCCCACCCCAATGTGAAATTTCATTTCACGCCGACAAGCGCGTCCTGGCTCAATCAGGTCGAGGTCTGGTTCTCGATCTTGCAGGGGCAGTCGCTCAGCGGCGCTTCCTTCACCAGCCTCAAACAGCTCGAGCAGCACATCAATGTCTATATCGAAGCCTACAACGACAAAGCTCAGCCCTTCGTTTGGACCAAGAAAAAGGTCCGTCAACGCCGGTTCAAAGGCCGCCGTATCACTCAGCTATGATTCCGGGTACTAGGGGCGGATATAGACCGAGGGCTGCATTAAGCCCTCCAGAACTTCCGATGGATATCCGACTTGTTGGAACGTCCGACCCAAATGGGGAGAATCGCCACCGCCAGCATCACGGTCCCAGTGTGCATTGGCGTCTCTCCCGTAGGCCACGCTGAACTGCGAGCCGTAAGAATATCAATCAAGTCCTTCTTTCGACGTTTAACAATCCCGGTTAGGAGGCGGGCTGCTCTTTCGTGTAAGGAAATTCCTGACATGTCCCGCAATGTCATTTGTGGCGAATTCTAAGCTCTTCTTTGTTCGTGTTTACTACCATGCGCAATCCGCTGTGGTTATGATGTGACAGTCATCGAATAAGGCATGACGACAAAGTTGCAGTCTGCGGTGCAGAGAAATTCCGCCGCTGATTGCAACTCCGGCAGTTGTCGAAGAGGATATCTTTGGTTTCAGGTGCAAGCCGCAAATTTCGTCGGCTCGGAAACTCTCTGGTCGAGCGCCTACTTGGGAAACACCCATATTTTTTGGTCGTCCCCGACTCAGCTCGAAGGAGGTCACAGTGGCAGATTCCCGGAAGATGAAGATCACACGGCGCGCTTACGAACTGTGGCAGCAGGCAGGCGAGCCGAAAGATAGAGACGAAGAGTTTTACCTTCAGGCTGAGCGAGAATTGAATGAGGCTCCAGAAAATGCAATCACTGCAAAAATCTCGCCGGCACCGTCTCAAGGACGTCTCTAACTTTACCCTGCTACTGAATTTGTTGCCACAACTGCATTTGACCTCGATTGCGATGAAATTCCCGAGAGCGACCAGCGCGTCGCTGGTACTTTGAAGCCGTACACGGCTGCTACAGGACGCCGCGGGGGTTGCTGCGCATGACTACTATGGAAGCTCATTCAGAGCTGACGATTTAGCCGCAGAACCAGTTTGCCTTGGGTCATTAACGCAAGCTAAATAGCGCCCACCCCTCGTTCGCTTCCCCTCGATAACGACCTGGCCAGGGGCTGCTTGCCGCCCAAATGCCATGAAGGTCTGCCGCTACGGCCTGACGGGCTTTTCCTGACATTCTCGATCCAGGCGCCAGTTTTAATATGCCTTCGTTGCGCGAGCAGTGGATCGAATCCGCCATAGACCAATCCGTGTCATCAAGACCATCTTCGGGCATATCGACAGCACGAGGTGAATATAGGTGAAGCAGTTCTTCCATCTCGTAATCATATCTGTTCTTGCCTTGGGCAGTGCGGCGATCGTGGCGTACGCGACGGCGCACTTTGCACACAACAGTCTCGGCTTTTCTCGATCCGCGCTCCGCGAGCAGGCGCTGATCTGCGCGGCCCTCATGGTAGGCCTTCTCACGATCGAAATGCTCGCGAGCAAGGAGCGATAGCAAGTGAGCCAACTATGAGGATCGTAGATCGGGCTGTTGCGCTCATCATCTTCATCGGAAGTGCCGGCGTGACCGCGTTGTTAACGGTGCTGCTTATCCACTACGGACTGGGAGTCCCTGCCTCCGTATTGAGGCTCAATGCTCTCATCTCCGCTGTCGCCCTCTCGTTCGTGCTTGTGGTGGCGATTGTTGGTGGGGCTGACGAGAGAGAAAGGTAGCTGGAGATTTAAATTCAATATCTGGGGCTTGAAAATGTTCAATGGCAACACAGTCAATAATCAACCTTTGGCTTACTGCGTTCCATGTTCGGAAAGAACGCCGCACCGCTACGAACGGCTAGGCGTCAACGGCCGGCTTACATCGAGAGCCGTCTGCCTGGTCTGCAACAACGACTCGCGCAGAGATACAGCGCACCAGAGGGCAACCGGATCATCTTCATAAGCAGGAGGGTTCGAGCGCCTTCGTGCAGTGTAATGTCCGGCGCACCATGTTCGGCATCAACAGTTGACAGGTTTTTCCTGACGCGCCGGCACGGGATTGGGCTCTAGGATGGGGATTGGTCGAGTGAGGGCATGCAACTTCCGAGGGGGGCGCGCGGTGGACCAAAAGGACGACAGATCGCTCAAGCAGTACCGGAGCAAGCAACTGTACGAACGAGCGTTTTTCTTCAAGCGCCTGGCGATCGGCGCAGCCGATCCGAAATTTGCGACAAAGCTTCAGGCCTTGGTGGACGAGTATGAAAAGGAGGCGGCGCGAGCAAAGCTGGAAATAAAACAGCCCGGCGGGCCGCGAGAGACCGCAGCCGCCCATGGCACGCCGGAGTGTCGCGCCGGGTGAGAAATTTCCGCAGCAAGGGAATTCACTCCGCGATCGGTCTAGAACCCACAACATCAACCGACGGCATGGCAACGCAATACGTCCCCGGCGACATCAGGGACTTCATATTGAAGCATATCGCTTCGGTAGCCCAGATTGAAGCGCTGCTCCTGATCTGGTCGAATCCGGAGAAGCGCTGGCGCGTGTCGAAGGTCGCGGCCCGCATCTACGCCGGCGAAAACCGAAACGGCAAAAGCGCTCGAGGGCCTTTGTGCCAATGGCTTGCTGGTCCGCAAGGACGATGTTTTTGGCTTGAACGCATCGGAAGAAAACGTTGAAATGATTGGAAGGCTGAAGGAAGCATACGCTCGCAATCTCATCCCGGTGACGGATGTCATCCACGGCAAATCGCGAGCCCCTCGTCCGACGGCAGAGACGCGCGGGCTTCGAAGGGATCGATGAAGTGCGCGCAAGCAAGCCGGGCCCGGGCCGCGGACGCATCTCAGGCACTGTAGTCCTGCGCGACGCAGGCGGCCTCGCGGTGCTTCTGATGGCCTTGTTCATGGCACAGCCATCCTTCGCCCAGAAACTATACGCTTACGAGCCACTGATGATGGATCCGTACTCCACGATCTATGTCAACGATGGCTCCTGTTCGGCAGGCAAGGTTCTTAAGGTGCAAGGCGCACCTCGGAATCAGCGCCGCAAGAAGAGCTGTGTGCCTATGAGCGATCTGCAGGGCGTTCCGCGCTCCGGCTCCGCCAAGTAGCCCACATCCCCATAGCCGCTCGACACAGCTTGCGCTCGCGTTAGCGCAAGGTGTAGTTGCCTGCCCCCGCCTCATGTCAGTTTGGCGCGGCGAGCCAGCCCTGCTTGATGCCATAGCGGACAATATCCGCTCGGCTATGAAGCCCCTTCTTTTCCGACGCTCGCGCCTTGTAGGTCTCCACGCTTTTGACGCTCACCTCAAGCTGTCCTGCGATCTGCTTGTTGCTGAAGCCCTGAGCCACGAGCTTAAGCACGTCCTCTTCCCGCCGGCTGAGTTCGCCACCATCGCTCTCTTCCGACAAGGCTGGTTCGGGCGCGTTCATCGCCGCCTTCTCGGCTATCGCGGGATCGAGATAGAGGTCGCCCCGGTTTACGGCCCGGATGGCACGAAGCAGTTCGTCCCCGGCCGATCGCTTCAACAAGTATCCCCTCGCGCCCGCTTCAAGCACCGGATGCACATAGGCCCGATCTTCATGAACGGTCAGCGCAATGATCTTCACGTCAGGGCATTGCCTGCTCACCTGACGGGCAAGCTCCATTCCGCTGATGTCAGGCAGCGAAAGATCGATGACCGCGATATCCGGCGAGGAATCGCAAATGGCCTTCAAGCCCGTGGCTCCCGTGTTGGCTTCGCCAACGAGTTCGACCTCGGGCACGCCCTGCAGCAGCGCGCGGATGCCGGCGAGCACGACGGGATGGTCGTCAACGAGTGCGATGCGAACGGGCGTCATCTGACGGCCTCCGACGCTTCCATCGGAATCTGAACAAAAATCGTACTTCCCTTTCCTGCCGCAGATTCGACGGCGATCGTACCGCCGAGAAGGGCAACCCGCTCCTTCATGCCGGAGAGACCCAATCCCGATGTCCGACCGCCCCGTGACGCCACCCGGCCGACCTTCTCGGGATCGAAACCTATCCCGTCGTCCTCGAGAACCAGCGCCAGCCCTTCCGATTTCTTCTCAAGCACAATGCTCACCTTGCTCGCGTTGGCGTGTTTCAGGACGTTGGTCAATCCCTCCTGAACCAACCGATACAGCACTGCCGCCACATCGGGAGCCAGCGAATCGTCGCGCCCGAAGGTCTGGATATCGACACGAATGCCGTAGCGCTCCTGCCATTCCGCAACATAGGCTTCGATCGCCTTGAAAATGCCGAGGTCATCGATGGCCGTCGGCCGCAGGTCCGACGCCGTGCGATGAATGTCACGGCCGATCTGCGCGGCAAGCTGTTCCAGCCATCGCACCTGCTCGGTCGCCGCTTCGCCGTTGCCGCCTTTGGCCAATCCCTGCTCCAACGCTTTCAGGCCGAGAGACAGTCCCGTCTCTGTCTGCCCGATCTGGTCGTGCAGCTCCCGCGAAATCCGGCGCTGCTCCTCTTCCTGGGCCGAAGCCAGCCGCCGAAGCAAATGAGACCGTTCGGTCTCCGCGCGCTTGAGAATATCGATATCGGCTAACACGCCGTGAATCACATGACGTCGGTTGGGTGGCCCCTCTGCCCTTCCCGCCGCGCGCAACCAGTATTCTCCGCGATCGTCCGACTGAACCGGAAACTCGACGCTGCTCGATCTGCCGCTCTCGAGGCAATCGGTGGCGAACGAAGCCAGCGCGGCGCGATGCGGTGGTTCTACCAGCGCGACAATCCGGTCCGCCGACCATCGGGTTTCTCCCGATCGCGCGCCTGCCAGGCCCAGAAGCGCGCAGAAGCGGCCACAGCCGCTGAATTCGTTTGCGGATAGATCCCAGCGCCATGTACCGAGTTCAGCCGCATCGATCGCGAGCGCCCCCCGCTTTTCGCTGTCCATCAGCGCCGCCGCGGACTGAAGCGCCTCCATACGCCGGCGCTGGGCAATTTCCCGGGCGATCACCAGACCGAGCGCGACGGCGAGGCCAACGCTCGCCGCCGTACCACCGAACAACAGCCGCAACGAGCGGGATACGGGCGCATTCAATTCCGACACCGGCACGCCAACGTGGACCGACCATCCTTCCGTGCCGGCGAGCACGCGGTGGACAGTTTCAACATCGATGCCCTCACGCGTCTGCGTTCGTGCCGAGTTCGAGCCGCCGCGCGCCATGGCTTCCTGTACGGCAGGCGTCGTCGCGCCTGCCTTGGCAATTTTCGTGTCGGGCGTACGCGCAACGATCTTCTCCTTGGCGTCAACGACAGTGCCAGCCCATCCGGCGGGTAGTCCCGCCTGGCCGAGAATCGTTCCGATCTGGTCGGGCAACAGGCCGATCGTCAGGACGTAACGGAGTTCACCATCCCTGATAACAGGGACGCGCAGGGACACGAGCTGCTTGCCGATGGCGGCTTGATAGGGACCGAGCCCGCCGAGCACCGGCTTTCGTGCGCGCAGCACGGCGTTAAAGCTCTCGGCGTCTGTTACCGGTCCGAGCGGGGCGCCGAGCGGCCGCAGCACATTCAGCACCTGCTCTTGATCCGGCTTCGTCAGTGCGGCGGTTTCCCACAACGGGCGGGCGGCCACGATACGGGTTGCCTCAAGGTAGAAATCCCGCAAATTCCCCTGATCGAGCGCGGCCGAGCTTGCAAGCGTCTCAGCCACCTGCAGTTCACGGGAAATCTCGCCTTCGATCCGGTGTGCCACCTGCGTCAGCGCTTCTGTGGCGGCCTTGCGGGCGTAGCTTCGTTCCTGATCCGCGGTGATATAGGCCATCCATCCCCCGAGAAGCAGGACCGGAATGGCGGCCGTGAGAACGAGCGCCGTGAAAAGCCAGACGCCTTCCTTTGGCCGGCCTGAACCCGAGGAAAGCCTGCTCCCCAATTCTGCAATCACGATTGCGCGCATATCTTTTTGCCGGCGAAGACTAACAAATGCCGTGGTGTCCCTTACATTGCATTCCGCGATCGGACCAGCCTGACATTAGTCTGCCAAGCCCCGTGTCGCCCGCTGAGGTCAGGTAAATCCTGACGCGCCGCAGCCGTCACTCTCGTTTCCCGGCCCCGTTTCGGTTCCGATCAGGTAAACGCGAACTACAGGGTCCCCGAGGCGGCCGCCGATCCCGGTTTGAATCATGAAATGGTCAAACAGATCGCCGAATCCGATGAGGTCACCATCGCGAGACGTTCGATCGGAAGCTCCGCAGCGCCGTGAAATCTCGCGGAGACTGAGGGCTGCGGGAGCTACTTCTTTCGCCAAGCAAGCTGAGGAGCTACGGAGCCTGTCGCGATTTCAGAAACAAGAGCGCAACAAACGCGCCGCCAATGTTGGACAGGCCGCCATCGGGAAGGAAGTAGCCGTCAATATCGCTGACGTCAGTCACGGCTCGGTACAGACCGGCGCCGCCTCGACCCAAGTTCTGCAGTCGGCGAAGTCACTGTCGAGCGAAAGCGCCCATTTGAGAGCAGCAGTCGAGAAGTTTTTGGACAACGCGCAGCTCCAGCAACCGTCGCAGCGATCAGCGCAGCCGTCGCACTGGCGGTGCTCACGTGCCCAGAACGGCCAGGGGTGAACAGCTCGGCGACCTGTTTCGGCGAGACACGGCGCTGCCTGACGTAGAGTTGTTGCTTGAACTCCCAGATCATGTCCCACGCCGTCGGAATGCTCGCGGCTGCCGAAGCGCCGGCGCCGAGCAGCCACATGAGATTTCCGCCGCTCTGGGAGAAGCGACGCGCGAAATCGTCCGTAGCCACAGTGTGATAGATCGAATCGCTTATCACGCGAGCATTCTAGTTTCGTGAGCTCGCGGATGCGACTGGACCTCACCCTTCGGTCGGGTTGTCGCCGCAATCCCCAGAGGCGACTCTTAAGACGGGTTCCGGTGGCATTCGGCCTGCAAAATTTGCAAGCCGATTGACAGGCGTCCGGGATGCCGACGGCCTGTCAAGGCCGCCAGCCGCGAATCGGGGGCCTCGGAACGCGCGCCTTGACGGGGCGGCGGCCGTCCGGCCCAATTTGCTGGGAGCAGGCACACCTTCTCTGGGGCTTCATTACAGGCTGAGCTCCCGGTTTCTTCCAAATGTCCACTCGATGCCTTCATCGTCGCGCTGCAGGCTAACGTGCCATTGTCGCGCATCAACGATCTGTGCGTACGTGCGTTGCCGAGTCCATGTCGAACGCCTGCTTTCCCCTTGCGGCCCAGAGCACTCGCGCCTGTTCGCCTTGATTGCTTTTGAGCCTGTCTGCCATCCAGAGCAATGCGCCGAGGATGATGGCGCGATCATCGCCGGTTAGGCCCACCACACCAGCTTTGACGACGAGGCCGCCCAGTTCAATCAGGTGCCGTGTGCGCTTGCGGCGCTCGACTTGCCATGCACGCATATCATGCCGCGCCCTTGCTGCCTGTTGACGGTTGCGCGCCGCCCGGTTCCGCTCGAGCGCCGCCAGTGTGGCGCTCAGCTGCCTGAGCAGTTCGCCGCGCCCGGCTCTGAAAGAACGCGGCTCCGCGCCTGGCCCATGCCTCCCTCTTTCCAGCATCTTTGGTCTCAGTCAGCACGATCAGCGCACCTGCCAGTTCATCGACGCTAAGGCTATCTGCCCCGGTGGCGATGACCAATTCGCCGAGCTGCTGCACCTTGCGGCTCTTGAGGTCGCGCGCCTTGTCCTGAAGCGCTTTCAGTTCCCCGTCGAAATCCCGTGGCTTGCGCATCACGTTCTCCAGCAATGTTGATGAGGTGATGATAGTCGAGCCCTGGGCATAAAGCTGTAAGGTCGCCGGGATGGTTTGAGACTGTGTAATCCCGCCCGAGAATTTTTCGAGGGAGGGCGCGCTTATACGTCGTTCCGACGGGCGCACTGCCGTGCCACTGATCTGATCGCGATGGCGATCTATCATCTTCACGTCAAGGTCATTGGCCGCAAGTCTGGCTCCAGCGCGGTGGCGTCAGCCGCCTACCGCTCGGGCTCGCGGCTGCGTGACGAACGGCTTGATCGCAGCCACGATTTTTCCGCAAAGCGCGGCGTCGTCCATTCCGAGGTGCTGCTGCCGGAGAACGCGCCCGCTCTGTGGAAGGACCG encodes:
- a CDS encoding DUF2934 domain-containing protein codes for the protein MADSRKMKITRRAYELWQQAGEPKDRDEEFYLQAERELNEAPENAITAKISPAPSQGRL
- a CDS encoding DUF6719 family protein, with product MRASKPGPGRGRISGTVVLRDAGGLAVLLMALFMAQPSFAQKLYAYEPLMMDPYSTIYVNDGSCSAGKVLKVQGAPRNQRRKKSCVPMSDLQGVPRSGSAK
- a CDS encoding response regulator transcription factor; this translates as MTPVRIALVDDHPVVLAGIRALLQGVPEVELVGEANTGATGLKAICDSSPDIAVIDLSLPDISGMELARQVSRQCPDVKIIALTVHEDRAYVHPVLEAGARGYLLKRSAGDELLRAIRAVNRGDLYLDPAIAEKAAMNAPEPALSEESDGGELSRREEDVLKLVAQGFSNKQIAGQLEVSVKSVETYKARASEKKGLHSRADIVRYGIKQGWLAAPN
- a CDS encoding ATP-binding protein, which gives rise to MRAIVIAELGSRLSSGSGRPKEGVWLFTALVLTAAIPVLLLGGWMAYITADQERSYARKAATEALTQVAHRIEGEISRELQVAETLASSAALDQGNLRDFYLEATRIVAARPLWETAALTKPDQEQVLNVLRPLGAPLGPVTDAESFNAVLRARKPVLGGLGPYQAAIGKQLVSLRVPVIRDGELRYVLTIGLLPDQIGTILGQAGLPAGWAGTVVDAKEKIVARTPDTKIAKAGATTPAVQEAMARGGSNSARTQTREGIDVETVHRVLAGTEGWSVHVGVPVSELNAPVSRSLRLLFGGTAASVGLAVALGLVIAREIAQRRRMEALQSAAALMDSEKRGALAIDAAELGTWRWDLSANEFSGCGRFCALLGLAGARSGETRWSADRIVALVEPPHRAALASFATDCLESGRSSSVEFPVQSDDRGEYWLRAAGRAEGPPNRRHVIHGVLADIDILKRAETERSHLLRRLASAQEEEQRRISRELHDQIGQTETGLSLGLKALEQGLAKGGNGEAATEQVRWLEQLAAQIGRDIHRTASDLRPTAIDDLGIFKAIEAYVAEWQERYGIRVDIQTFGRDDSLAPDVAAVLYRLVQEGLTNVLKHANASKVSIVLEKKSEGLALVLEDDGIGFDPEKVGRVASRGGRTSGLGLSGMKERVALLGGTIAVESAAGKGSTIFVQIPMEASEAVR
- a CDS encoding conjugal transfer protein TraD — protein: MRAWQVERRKRTRHLIELGGLVVKAGVVGLTGDDRAIILGALLWMADRLKSNQGEQARVLWAARGKQAFDMDSATHVRTDR
- a CDS encoding conjugal transfer protein TraD, whose amino-acid sequence is MRKPRDFDGELKALQDKARDLKSRKVQQLGELVIATGADSLSVDELAGALIVLTETKDAGKREAWARRGAAFFQSRARRTAQAAERHTGGARAEPGGAQPSTGSKGAA